One window of the Babesia bovis T2Bo chromosome 2, whole genome shotgun sequence genome contains the following:
- a CDS encoding nuclear protein localization protein 4 (NPL4) family protein, giving the protein MIIRVLSSIGISRISLKPSATLGDLKAEIRSRIQIPEGVELKFVFCDNNLEINGEDYAVLADLGIEHGTSLRLITLQGSTTINQNLSYVSMCKVDSPAEAPITSTVDSTVASPSVDKEETDDVGSSSHFKSFDAFLRDSGYPLSDLPLRQSYKPILIERGKMNKLPSSVTVKHQPYRHVDHIELMNVQDIHNFANYWMNDLEMAEQRAGWLYGYYVEDSHYPLGIRAVCEGIYEPPQHSTLCDVEFLPDEFISTVDAIAARLGLERIGHILTHLPRENYLSPQDVIDSAKVQLGRVHKTHYTRYPVSTHITCTLHPDSEGKPALNAFMVSDTAMALLRDGIIADVQPDPMVISMRQPTNKNEVLPQIIESGKEVTSFDPSWFVIRVNDSAPINPNSIFKYSDFPRENRTIRPITPDAVKKFFSSRLAEGLETSDANIFSDFHLLIYMARVLDVETALAICDALLGKTTLDPIMVELLMTS; this is encoded by the exons ATGATAATACGTGTACTTAGTAGCATTGGGATTAGTCGCATTTCCCTTAAGCCTAGCGCCACTTTAGGTGACCTCAAGGCCGAGATTCGGAGTCGTATACAGATACCCGAAGGCGTCGAGTTGAAATTTGTGTTTTGTGACAATAATTTAGAG ATCAATGGTGAGGACTATGCAGTTCTTGCTGATCTTGGTATTGAACATGGAACATCTTTGCGGCTAATAACTCTCCAAGGGAGTACTACAATCAACCAGAACCTCAGTTATGTGTCTATGTGTAAGGTTGATTCTCCTGCTGAGGCACCCATTACATCTACTGTTGACTCTACGGTTGCATCACCATCCGTTGATAAAGAAG AAACAGATGATGTTGGATCAAGTTCACATTTTAAATCTTTTGACGCCTTTTTACGTGACAGCGGATACCCACTTTCAGACTTGCCGCTGAGACAATCATACAAACCGATATTAATCGAACGTGGAAAAATGAACAAA TTGCCTTCTAGCGTTACTGTAAAACATCAACCATATCGTCATGTTGATCATATTGAGCTGATGAACGTGCAAGATATACACAATTTCGCGAACTATTGGATGAACGACCTAGAGATGGCCGAACAGCGTGCAGGTTGGTTATATGGTTACTATGTCGAGGATTCTCACTACCCTCTTGGAATACGAGCTGTCTGTGAAGGAATATATGAACCTCCGCAACATTCAACACTTTGTGATGTTGAATTTTTGCCGGACGAATTCATCTCAACTGTTGATGCCATTGCTGCAAGGCTGGGTCTAGAACGCATAGGCCACATATTAACTCATTTACCACGTGAGAACTATTTGTCTCCACAGGATGTGATTGACAGTGCAAAGGTGCAGTTAGGCCGTGTTCACAAGACCCATTACACACGTTACCCTGTATCAACTCACATAACATGTACATTACACCCTGATTCAGAAGGCAAACCGGCGTTGAATGCATTTATGGTGTCTGACACTGCGATGGCGCTTCTAAGAGACGGAATAATAGCCGATGTACAGCCTGATCCAATGGTTATAAGTATGCGTCAGCCTACgaataaaaatgaagttcTTCCTCAGATTATCGAATCAGGAAAAGAGGTGACATCCTTTGACCCAAGTTGGTTCGTGATAAGGGTCAATGATTCCGCTCCTATAAATCCTAATTctatttttaaatattcTGATTTCCCCCGAGAAAATCGTACCATTCGCCCAATTACTCCAGATGCAGTGAAAAAGTTTTTCTCAAGCCGACTTGCTGAGGGTTTGGAGACGTCTGatgcaaatatatttaGTGATTTCCATCTGCTTATTTATATGGCCAGAGTTTTAGATGTTGAAACAGCGTTGGCAATTTGCGACGCCTTACTGGGAAAAACTACGCTTGACCCTATAATGGTTGAGCTCCTTATGACAAGCTAG
- a CDS encoding Rhomboid family protein, with product MKDDEIEFSDEEEPTQTGEVHLASPEIIEAPQKVPKTKVVINRRSPINPLEKLAYVAGFKNNEDNNIVKGSDPMLEKNPLLGRLPFMLMINFALVLIFITQLVFNYITFNGRCISSVLYPAIQTGREAIKPYIVEFGYGACEYNLKTSTANRVFFGESASDEGWPKEYLQKLVTAASSASSDAPNERVYNLLGGLSTNVMRNYEEYYRVFWSMFLHSSWKHLFFNVFCQIQALWIIEPDWGFMRTMGLFLISGIGGNLTGAVLSPCGLTVGSSGAMYGLYGAMIPYCIEYWNTIPRPVFLFCYNIITLIIGFLMGLAPNVDNYCHIGGCVFGMLWGFATIKSVSSCDKCTIVERSLLCPLISWALPQKWKAKLRLIIVFKKDRGDRNRQKDMAQKHAVQNGVTPRRIALIKKKFERQGAPPCRMRLREWIFRITSLLMMVLLFTILGLFLSKPELYAKFKPPGEYKLSGWQTCECCFITNIEKLFSGHRDIPAQYLNRKLFWCFNNVDDAKHFCGDDYAKTAPMDNILKSSHDAALGLINTVTEAIK from the exons ATGAAAGACGATGAAATCGAATTTTCGGACGAGGAGGAACCTACCCAAACCGGGGAGGTGCATCTTGCCAGTCCGGAAATCATAGAGGCTCCACAAAAAG TTCCAAAGACCAAAGTAGTTATAAACAGGAGATCTCCAATAAATCCCCTAGAAAAATTGGCTTACGTAGCAGGGTTTAAAAATAATGAAGACAATAATATTGTCAAAGGAAGTGACCCTATGCTAGAAAAGAATCCCCTTTTAGGGAGGTTGCCATTTATGCTGATGATAAATTTTGCCCTTGTGTTAATATTCATCACACA ATTGGTATTCAATTATATTACATTCAACGGAAGATGCATTTCCTCAGTACTGTATCCGGCAATACAGACCGGTAGAGAAGCTATAAAACCCTATATAGTAGAATTTGGTTACGGTGCATGTGAATATAATCTTAAAACAAGTACTGCAAATAGAGTATTCTTCGGAGAAAGTGCTTCTGATGAAGGCTGGCCAAAAGAATACTTACAAAAGTTAGTTACTGCAGCAAGTTCTGCTTCCTCAGATGCTCCAAATGAAAGAGTATATAATCTATTGGGAGGATTGAGCACGAACGTGATGCGGAATTACGAAGAGtattacagagtgttttGGAGTATGTTCCTCCATAGTAGTTGGAAGCATCTGTTCTTCAACGTCTTTTGTCAAATACAGGCATTGTGGATCATCGAGCCT GATTGGGGTTTTATGAGGACCATGGGATTGTTCTTGATAAGTGGAATTGGTGGGAATTTAACAGGTGCTGTATTATCTCCATGTGGACTCACGGTAGGATCTTCAGGAGCTATGTATGGTCTCTATGGAGCCATGATACCTTATTGCATTG AATATTGGAATACGATACCTCGTCCAGTGTTTCTTTTCTGTTACAACATTATCACCCtg ATCATAGGATTCTTGATGGGTCTTGCACCAAACGTCGATAACTATTGCCACATT GGTGGCTGTGTTTTCGGAATGCTCTGGGGATTTGCTACCATTAAAAGTGTCTCCAGTTGTGATAAATGTACAATTGTTGAACGTTCTCTACTATGTCCACTCATATCGTGGGCATTGCCACAAAAGTGGAAAGCAAAGCTACGGCTAATCATCGTGTTCAAAA AGGATCGTGGAGATCGTAATAGACAAAAGGATATGGCCCAAAAACATGCGGTCCAAAACGGTGTTACTCCGCGTCGCATTGCCTTAATAAAAAAGAAATTCGAAAGGCAAGGTGCTCCTCCATGTCGGATGAGATTGAGAGAATGGATTTTTAGGATCACTAGTCTTTTAATGATG GTTCTGCTTTTTACTATTTTAGGATTATTTCTATCTAAACCCGAACTATATGCAAAGTTCAAGCCACCTGGTGAATATAAACTAAGCGGGTGGCAAACTTGCGAGTGTTGCTTCATAACGAACATTGAAAAACTATTTAGCGGACATAGAGATATACCTGCTCAATACCTTAACCGAAAATTATTTTGGTGTTTTAACAACGTTGATGATGCAAAACATTTCTGTGGAGATGATTACG CTAAAACGGCACCaatggataatatattgaaatCCTCCCATGATGCGGCCTTAGGACTGATAAATACTGTAACTGAAGCTATTAAGTAA
- a CDS encoding Ribosomal protein L4/L1 family protein, which translates to MTLRPEVSVHNATDGERVGATLMPKVFSAPLRLDLVRIVHTNMSKNRRQAYAVSKMSGYQTSARSWGTGRAMARVPRVKGGGTHRAGQAAYANFCRAGGMYAPTRVWRRWHRKVNLKEKRQALASALAATAVVPVVMSRGHRIEALREVPMVVDDAIEQINKTKDAVKLLETIGLGAELKRIDKVTGRARDGRKKRPVGPLIILRATAVEGKRAFRNIPGVEVACVERLNLLKLAPAGALGRLCVWSKSAFEALDDYIKMMPTKLLKNADLSALIESTPVQAALRAPREGTPKATRKSGCSKEVLKFVQESLRSEGLINTKVKAKKTKEEMKRCKANSKAFYKNIIEAISTKPLTVSEEV; encoded by the coding sequence ATGACGTTACGCCCGGAGGTATCCGTCCACAATGCGACGGACGGAGAAAGGGTTGGGGCCACTTTGATGCCTAAGGTTTTTTCGGCGCCATTGAGGCTCGACCTTGTCAGAATTGTCCATACCAACATGTCCAAGAACAGACGTCAGGCATATGCCGTCAGCAAGATGTCTGGTTACCAAACTTCTGCTAGGAGTTGGGGTACCGGTCGTGCTATGGCCCGTGTTCCACGTGTAAAGGGTGGTGGTACTCACCGCGCTGGACAGGCCGCCTACGCCAACTTCTGCCGTGCTGGTGGTATGTATGCTCCTACCCGTGTATGGAGGAGATGGCACCGCAAGGTCAATTTGAAGGAGAAGCGTCAGGCTCTTGCATCTGCATTGGCTGCTACCGCCGTAGTGCCTGTTGTGATGTCCAGAGGCCACCGCATCGAGGCTTTGCGTGAGGTACCTATGGTTGTTGATGATGCCATCGAGCAAATCAACAAAACCAAAGATGCTGTCAAGCTCCTGGAAACTATTGGATTGGGAGCTGAGTTGAAGAGAATCGACAAAGTTACTGGACGTGCTAGGGATGGTCGTAAGAAGAGACCCGTCGGCCCTCTTATCATCCTCAGAGCAACTGCTGTTGAAGGCAAAAGGGCTTTCAGGAACATTCCTGGCGTTGAAGTTGCTTGTGTAGAGAGACTTAACCTTCTTAAGTTGGCCCCTGCAGGAGCGCTCGGAAGACTCTGTGTATGGAGCAAATCTGCCTTCGAAGCCCTGGATGATTACATCAAAATGATGCCAACCAAGCTTCTTAAAAACGCTGATCTTAGCGCCCTTATAGAGTCAACACCAGTGCAGGCTGCTCTTAGAGCACCTAGAGAGGGTACCCCGAAGGCCACCCGTAAGAGTGGCTGTTCCAAGGAGGTCCTCAAGTTTGTACAGGAATCGCTCCGCAGTGAAGGTTTGATCAACACCAAGGTTAAAGCCAAAAAGACTAAGGAAGAAATGAAACGTTGCAAGGCTAACTCTAAGGCTTTCTACAAAAATATCATTGAGGCCATCTCCACTAAACCTCTCACTGTGAGCGAGGAAGTATGA
- a CDS encoding putative integral membrane protein, with product MRFTLALRYSFLLVYIELYVYGHRIPSCAYVSVLPNGHQRLVFPLELKATDRSNPSRVLLHKNGRRHVNSLRCASTNDEPFAGSMELLDNSDLWSDSALDLSFQDMAAREVDLHSYQYQSGNTFRRIGAVAASVLIVGVGYGTLSLIRAYFNQQQAKLRAERYSSSGVGQDLKDRADTS from the exons ATGCGTTTTACATTAGCATTACGTTATTCTTTTTTGTTGGTTTATATTGAGTTGTATGTGTATGGTCATAGGATTCCGTCTTGCGCCTACGTATCTGTTTTACCAAATGGGCATCAACGTTTAGTTTTCCCTTTAGAATTGAAAGCCACTGACAGAAGTAACCCATCACGGGTATTACTTCATAAGAATGGTAGAAGGCACGTCAATTCTTTGAGGTGTGCCAGTACAAATGATGAGCCATTTGCCGGAAGCATGGAGTTACTCGACAACAG TGATTTGTGGTCCGATAGTGCTTTGGACTTAAGTTTTCAGGACATGGCAGCTCGTGAAGTTGATCTTCACAGttatcaatatcaatcaGGTAATACTTTCCGTCGTATAGGTGCTGTTGCAGCATCCGTATTAATTGTTGGTGTTGGTTACGGAACGTTGTCACTAATTCGCGCGTACTTTAACCAACAACAAGcaaag TTGCGTGCTGAGCGTTACAGTTCGTCTGGTGTTGGACAGGATCTTAAGGATCGTGCTGACACTTCATGA
- a CDS encoding putative guanylate kinase, which translates to MAQVPFLVIVGPSGVGKTTLYKMLLEEFQGFFELSVSCTTRKIRPHEIDGVNYYFITEEKFNQMKDEEAFLECATYVGNQYGTPCSEITRIQSKGKVPLLEIEVCGFQKIKSLGIPLYSVFVSTSDIDALRKRLVRRGSDEEQTVDKRIGRAVEEIAEAKHAGFSMILYNDVLEVAYKQLREQIIKWYGLKSEQ; encoded by the coding sequence ATGGCGCAGGTCCCCTTCTTAGTTATAGTCGGCCCATCGGGTGTTGGTAAAACCACCCTGTACAAGATGCTTCTTGAGGAATTCCAAGGATTCTTCGAACTTAGCGTTAGCTGTACTACCAGAAAGATCAGACCACATGAAATAGACGGAGTTAACTATTATTTCATCACAGAAGAAAAATTCAATCAGATGAAAGATGAAGAAGCCTTCCTAGAATGCGCCACCTACGTAGGCAACCAATATGGAACTCCCTGCTCCGAAATAACGCGCATCCAATCAAAAGGCAAAGTACCTTTGTTGGAAATAGAAGTTTGTGGTTTCCAAAAAATCAAATCGTTGGGAATACCACTATACAGCGTATTTGTAAGCACAAGTGATATAGATGCTCTCAGAAAGAGACTTGTAAGAAGAGGATCCGATGAAGAACAAACCGTAGATAAAAGAATTGGAAGAGCAGTTGAAGAAATAGCGGAAGCAAAGCACGCTGGATTCAGTATGATATTGTACAATGATGTACTAGAAGTTGCATACAAGCAACTTAGGGAACAAATAATAAAATGGTATGGACTCAAAAGTGAGCAATGA